The Impatiens glandulifera chromosome 3, dImpGla2.1, whole genome shotgun sequence genome contains a region encoding:
- the LOC124928776 gene encoding topless-related protein 3-like isoform X2, with the protein MSSLSRELVFLILQFLEEEKFKESAHKLEQETGFFFNMKYFEEKVLAGEWEEVEKYLSGFTKVDDNRYSMKIFFEIRKQKYLEALDRQDKAKAVDILVGDLKAFSTFNEDLYKEITQLLTLTNFRENEQLSKYGDTKTARSIMLIELKKLIEANPLFREKLVLPTLRSSRLRTLINQSLNWQHQLCKNPKSNPDIKTLFTDHTCNPQNGALAPGPATIQTAALGKPPIYSSLGTHSPFMPAATTGNANALAGWMANAAASSSIQAAVVTASSLPVPPNQVSLLKRPITPPTTLGMVDYQTGENEQIMKRLRPLQSVEEVTYPPRQHPGWTLDDLPRIVACSMHQGSVVTSMDFHPSHHTLLLVGSANGELALWEAGLREKLVSRAFKIWDMSTCSLQLQASMVKDTSVSVTRVTWSPDGNFLGAAFTKHVIHLYAYNGPNDFRQHLEVEAHVGQVNDLAFAHPNKQLCVVTCGDDKLIKVWDLSGRKLFNFEGHEAPVYSVCPHQKENIQFIFSTAVDGKIKAWLYDNMGSRVDYDAPGRWCTTMLYSADGSRLFSCGTSKEGDSFLVEWNESEGAIKRTYTGFRKKSNGVVQFDTTQNHFLAVGEDNLIKFWDMENANVLCSTDADGGLQSLPRLRFNKEGNLLAVTTADNGIKILATAAGLRSLRVVEASSFEALRSPMDSNMIKVSGSSAVNINPVNCKVERSSPARPSSVLNGVDAMARSMERPRILDDATDKSKPWQLTEIVDPVQCRTVTMPESADAPRKVSRLLYTNSAVGLLVLGSSGVQKLWKWGRSEQNPSGKATANVVPQHWQPNSGLLMRNDVSGVNIDEAVPCIALSKNDSYVMSACGGRVSLFNMMTFKVMTTFMPPPPTSTFLAFHPQDNNIIAIGMEDSTIHIYNVRVDEVKSKLKGHQKRITGLAFSTLLNILVSSGSDAQLCIWSIDAWEKRKSVQLQLPGGKSPTGGDTGVQFHSDQIRLLVSHETQLAIYDASKMERIRQWIAQDVLPAPISYATYSCNSQLVYASFCDGNIGVFDADSLRLRCRVAPSVYLSPTVLNGNQGVYPIAVAAHPQDPNQFAIGLSDGSVKVLEPLEAEAKWGSAPPTDADNNSRNNNNNNNGNVRAGSSSNTSNNHHTPDQGQR; encoded by the exons ATGTCGTCGTTGAGTAGAGAATTGGTATTTCTCATTCTCCAGTTCCTGGAGGAGGAGAAATTTAAAGAATCGGCTCATAA gcTTGAACAAGAAACAGGGTTTTTCTTCAATATGAAGTATTTTGAGGAGAAAGTATTAGCTGGTGAATGGGAAGAAGTGGAGAAGTATCTTTCTGGATTTACGAAAGTTGACGACAATAGATACTCCATGAAGATATTCTTTGAAATCAGGAAGCAGAAGTATCTAGAAGCACTTGATAG GCAAGACAAAGCTAAGGCTGTTGATATACTTGTGGGTGATTTGAAAGCGTTCTCTACATTTAATGAAGACTTATATAAGGAAATTACTCAGCTCTTAACGCTTACCAACTTCAG gGAAAATGAACAGTTATCCAAATATGGTGATACCAAGACAGCTCGAAGCATAATGTTGATAGAGCTTAAGAAACTAATAGAAGCGAATCCTCTTTTTCGCGAGAAGCTTGTTCTTCCTACTTTAAGGTCTTCAAGACTGCGGACTTTAATCAATCAAAG TCTGAATTGGCAGCATCAGCTCTGTAAGAATCCAAAGTCTAACCCAGATATCAAGACCTTATTCACCGATCATACTTGCAACCCTCAAAATGGAGCTCTTGCACCTGGTCCTGCTACTATTCAAACTGCTGCACTTGGAAAACCTCCTATTTATTCATCATTGGGAACACATAGT CCATTTATGCCAGCTGCAACGACAGGTAATGCTAATGCTTTAGCAGGTTGGATGGCAAATGCTGCTGCTTCTTCATCTATTCAAGCGGCTGTTGTTACAGCTTCCTCTTTACCCGTTCCACCAAACCAAG TCTCATTATTGAAGCGTCCAATAACACCACCAACCACCCTAGGTATGGTTGATTATCAGACTGGTGAGAATGAGCAGATAATGAAAAGACTGCGGCCTCTACAATCTGTTGAAGAG GTTACATACCCACCCCGACAGCATCCTGGTTGGACCCTGGATGATTTGCCAAGAATTGTAGCTTGTTCCATGCATCAAGGATCTGTTGTTACAAGCATGGATTTCCATCCATCTCATCATACATTGCTCCTTG TTGGTTCTGCTAATGGCGAATTGGCACTATGGGAAGCTGGCTTGCGGGAGAAACTGGTTTCAAGGGCATTCAAGATATGGGATATGTCTACATGTTCTCTGCAATTACAG GCTTCTATGGTGAAAGATACTTCTGTATCTGTTACTCGTGTCACATGGAGCCCAGATGGGAATTTCTTGG gggCTGCCTTTACAAAACATGTGATCCATCTGTATGCTTATAATGGGCCTAATGATTTCCGTCAGCATTTAGAG GTTGAAGCTCATGTTGGTCAAGTTAATGACTTGGCTTTTGCTCACCCAAACAAACAGCTCTGTGTTGTAACCTGTGGAgacgataaattaataaag GTCTGGGACTTATCTGGCAGAAAGCTGTTTAACTTTGAAGGTCATGAAGCACCTGTATATTCTGTTTGTCCTCATCAAAAGGAGAATATTCAG TTCATATTTTCAACTGCCGTGGATGGGAAAATTAAGGCTTGGCTGTATGACAACATGGGATCTAGAGTTGACTATGATGCACCTGGGCGATGGTGCACAACTATGCTTTACAGTGCTGATGGCAGTAG GTTGTTCTCCTGTGGAACAAGTAAAGAAGGGGATTCCTTTCTGGTTGAATGGAATGAGAGTGAAGGAGCTATTAAGAGGACATATACTGGTTtcagaaaaaaatcaaatggcGTTGTGCAATTTGATACCACTCAAAATCACTTTTTAGCTGTGGGCGAAGATAACCTTATCAAGTTCTGGGACATGGAAAATGCCAACGTTCTATGCAGCACAGATGCGGATGGTGGGCTTCAG AGCCTTCCTCGCTTGAGGTTCAACAAGGAAGGTAATCTTCTTGCTGTAACTACAGCAGACAATGGAATTAAAATACTCGCAACTGCTGCTGGTCTTAGATCTTTAAGGGTAGTTGAAGCCTCATCTTTTGAAGCATTAAGATCTCCAATGGACTCTAACATGATAAAG GTTTCTGGGTCTTCTGCTGTTAACATCAATCCAGTGAACTGCAAAGTTGAAAGAAGCTCTCCAGCTAGGCCTTCATCTGTTCTC aatggAGTTGATGCAATGGCGAGAAGCATGGAAAGACCAAGAATATTGGACGATGCAACTGATAAATCGAAGCCATGGCAGTTGACTGAAATTGTAGATCCTGTTCAATGCCGGACTGTTACTATGCCAGAGAGTGCCGATGCGCCCAGAAAG GTTTCTCGACTGCTTTATACAAATTCAGCAGTGGGCCTTTTGGTACTTGGATCTTCAGGTGTTCAGAAGTTATGGAAGTGGGGACGCAGTGAACAAAATCCAAGTGGAAAG GCGACTGCAAATGTTGTTCCACAGCATTGGCAACCGAATAGCGGTCTCCTTATGAGAAATGACGTTTCGGGCGTTAATATCGATGAAGCAGTTCCATGCATAGCGTTGTCAAAGAATGATTCCTATGTAATGTCAGCCTGTGGGGGGAGAGTTTCGTTATTTAACATGATGACCTTCAAG GTAATGACGACGTTTATGCCACCTCCACCTACTTCAACTTTCTTAGCATTTCATCCacaagataataatattatagcCATAGGAATGGAGGATTCCACCATCCACATATACAATGTTAGGGTGGATGag gtGAAGTCGAAACTTAAAGGTCATCAAAAGCGGATAACTGGATTAGCCTTTTCGACCCTTCTCAACATATTGGTTTCATCTGGGAGTGATGCCCAG CTCTGCATCTGGAGCATTGATGCATGGGAGAAGAGGAAATCTGTTCAACTACAACTGCCTGGAGGGAAATCTCCTACTGGTGGTGATACTGGAGTGCAGTTCCATTCTGATCAAATCCGTCTGTTAGTATCACATGAAACACAGCTGGCTATATACGACGCTTCAAAGATGGAACGCATTCGTCAG TGGATCGCCCAAGATGTCCTTCCTGCACCCATATCTTACGCAACATATTCTTGCAACAGCCAACTAGTTTACGCCTCATTCTGTGATGGAAACATCGGAGTTTTTGATGCAGATAGCCTTAGACTACGTTGTCGCGTTGCTCCTTCTGTATACTTGTCACCAACAGTCTTGAATGG TAATCAAGGTGTGTACCCAATAGCTGTGGCGGCACATCCACAGGATCCAAATCAATTTGCAATCGGGCTGAGCGATGGGTCGGTTAAAGTTCTTGAACCGTTGGAAGCAGAGGCGAAGTGGGGATCGGCTCCTCCAACAGATGCTGATAACAATAgtcgtaataataataataataataatggtaaTGTTCGGGCTGGATCATCGTCGAACACAAGCAACAATCATCACACTCCTGATCAAGGTCAAAGATGA
- the LOC124932020 gene encoding single-stranded DNA-binding protein, mitochondrial-like isoform X2 yields the protein MVAAGTFLCRKAYRLPLRSWSLNGGATDCVGLWRNRSQHTEHLHLLRECQLPQRLYSLAAGDSRFFSTFTTLHRSPTADSSSFHNGGSNLILTNDTVSNHRKESELIYGIRTTSRSCYSTSTSNSDDDSDEKNSDTEVSDGGDFIAQKRDPQPHGVDPRRGWGFRGVHKAIVCGSVGQAPMQKILRNGRTVTILTVGTGGLYDQRHSNSTDLPKPAQWHRVAIHNEHLGTYAVQQLTKNSSVYVEGDIETRVYNDSISGEVKNVPEICVRHDGRIRLVKSGESINKISIDELRKSSL from the exons ATGGTAGCGGCAGGAACTTTCCTATGCCGGAAAGCATATCGTCTTCCTCTTCGGTCCTGGTCATTGAACGGAGGCGCCACAGATTGTGTCGGCTTATGGCGGAATAGGTCACAACATACGGAACATTTGCACCTTCTTCGCGAATGTCAGTTACCACAACGACTTTATTCTCTTGCCGCTGGAGATTCTCGCTTCTTCTCCACATTCACAACTCTCCATCGATCACCAACTGCCGACTCTTCATCGTTTCATAATGGAGGAAGCAACCTTATTCTCACTAATGATACTGTTTCCAATCACCGGAAAGAATCCGAACTGATTT ATGGCATACGAACTACATCAAGGTCTTGCTATTCAACATCAACCTCCAATAGCgatgatgatagtgatgaaaaGAACTCCGACACTGAAGTCTCTGATGGTGGAGATTTTATCGCCCAAAAACGCGATCCACAGCCGCATGGTGTTGATCCCAGGAGAGGTTGGGGCTTCCGTGGTGTTCACAAG GCAATCGTATGTGGAAGTGTTGGTCAAGCGCCTATGCAGAAGATCCTTAGAAATGGGCGAACTGTAACAATCCTTACGGTTGGAACTGGGGGCTTGTATGACCAAAGACATTCCAATTCTACTGACCTTCCTAAGCCAGCTCAATGGCATCGGGTTGCTATCCACAATGAGCATCTTGGAACTTATGCAGTTCAACAACTGACAAAAAA TTCATCTGTCTATGTTGAGGGTGACATTGAAACCAGAGTGTACAATGACAGCATCAGCGGTGAAGTTAAAAATGTGCCCGAGATTTGTGTGCGACACGATG GAAGAATTCGACTTGTAAAATCTGGGGAAAGCATCAACAAGATCTCCATTGATGAGCTGCGTAAGTCTTCTCTCTAA
- the LOC124928776 gene encoding topless-related protein 3-like isoform X1, producing MSSLSRELVFLILQFLEEEKFKESAHKLEQETGFFFNMKYFEEKVLAGEWEEVEKYLSGFTKVDDNRYSMKIFFEIRKQKYLEALDRQDKAKAVDILVGDLKAFSTFNEDLYKEITQLLTLTNFRENEQLSKYGDTKTARSIMLIELKKLIEANPLFREKLVLPTLRSSRLRTLINQSLNWQHQLCKNPKSNPDIKTLFTDHTCNPQNGALAPGPATIQTAALGKPPIYSSLGTHSPFMPAATTGNANALAGWMANAAASSSIQAAVVTASSLPVPPNQVSLLKRPITPPTTLGMVDYQTGENEQIMKRLRPLQSVEEVTYPPRQHPGWTLDDLPRIVACSMHQGSVVTSMDFHPSHHTLLLVGSANGELALWEAGLREKLVSRAFKIWDMSTCSLQLQASMVKDTSVSVTRVTWSPDGNFLGAAFTKHVIHLYAYNGPNDFRQHLEVEAHVGQVNDLAFAHPNKQLCVVTCGDDKLIKVGEKIPIFFACLDSSNIIIFSSKYLKQVWDLSGRKLFNFEGHEAPVYSVCPHQKENIQFIFSTAVDGKIKAWLYDNMGSRVDYDAPGRWCTTMLYSADGSRLFSCGTSKEGDSFLVEWNESEGAIKRTYTGFRKKSNGVVQFDTTQNHFLAVGEDNLIKFWDMENANVLCSTDADGGLQSLPRLRFNKEGNLLAVTTADNGIKILATAAGLRSLRVVEASSFEALRSPMDSNMIKVSGSSAVNINPVNCKVERSSPARPSSVLNGVDAMARSMERPRILDDATDKSKPWQLTEIVDPVQCRTVTMPESADAPRKVSRLLYTNSAVGLLVLGSSGVQKLWKWGRSEQNPSGKATANVVPQHWQPNSGLLMRNDVSGVNIDEAVPCIALSKNDSYVMSACGGRVSLFNMMTFKVMTTFMPPPPTSTFLAFHPQDNNIIAIGMEDSTIHIYNVRVDEVKSKLKGHQKRITGLAFSTLLNILVSSGSDAQLCIWSIDAWEKRKSVQLQLPGGKSPTGGDTGVQFHSDQIRLLVSHETQLAIYDASKMERIRQWIAQDVLPAPISYATYSCNSQLVYASFCDGNIGVFDADSLRLRCRVAPSVYLSPTVLNGNQGVYPIAVAAHPQDPNQFAIGLSDGSVKVLEPLEAEAKWGSAPPTDADNNSRNNNNNNNGNVRAGSSSNTSNNHHTPDQGQR from the exons ATGTCGTCGTTGAGTAGAGAATTGGTATTTCTCATTCTCCAGTTCCTGGAGGAGGAGAAATTTAAAGAATCGGCTCATAA gcTTGAACAAGAAACAGGGTTTTTCTTCAATATGAAGTATTTTGAGGAGAAAGTATTAGCTGGTGAATGGGAAGAAGTGGAGAAGTATCTTTCTGGATTTACGAAAGTTGACGACAATAGATACTCCATGAAGATATTCTTTGAAATCAGGAAGCAGAAGTATCTAGAAGCACTTGATAG GCAAGACAAAGCTAAGGCTGTTGATATACTTGTGGGTGATTTGAAAGCGTTCTCTACATTTAATGAAGACTTATATAAGGAAATTACTCAGCTCTTAACGCTTACCAACTTCAG gGAAAATGAACAGTTATCCAAATATGGTGATACCAAGACAGCTCGAAGCATAATGTTGATAGAGCTTAAGAAACTAATAGAAGCGAATCCTCTTTTTCGCGAGAAGCTTGTTCTTCCTACTTTAAGGTCTTCAAGACTGCGGACTTTAATCAATCAAAG TCTGAATTGGCAGCATCAGCTCTGTAAGAATCCAAAGTCTAACCCAGATATCAAGACCTTATTCACCGATCATACTTGCAACCCTCAAAATGGAGCTCTTGCACCTGGTCCTGCTACTATTCAAACTGCTGCACTTGGAAAACCTCCTATTTATTCATCATTGGGAACACATAGT CCATTTATGCCAGCTGCAACGACAGGTAATGCTAATGCTTTAGCAGGTTGGATGGCAAATGCTGCTGCTTCTTCATCTATTCAAGCGGCTGTTGTTACAGCTTCCTCTTTACCCGTTCCACCAAACCAAG TCTCATTATTGAAGCGTCCAATAACACCACCAACCACCCTAGGTATGGTTGATTATCAGACTGGTGAGAATGAGCAGATAATGAAAAGACTGCGGCCTCTACAATCTGTTGAAGAG GTTACATACCCACCCCGACAGCATCCTGGTTGGACCCTGGATGATTTGCCAAGAATTGTAGCTTGTTCCATGCATCAAGGATCTGTTGTTACAAGCATGGATTTCCATCCATCTCATCATACATTGCTCCTTG TTGGTTCTGCTAATGGCGAATTGGCACTATGGGAAGCTGGCTTGCGGGAGAAACTGGTTTCAAGGGCATTCAAGATATGGGATATGTCTACATGTTCTCTGCAATTACAG GCTTCTATGGTGAAAGATACTTCTGTATCTGTTACTCGTGTCACATGGAGCCCAGATGGGAATTTCTTGG gggCTGCCTTTACAAAACATGTGATCCATCTGTATGCTTATAATGGGCCTAATGATTTCCGTCAGCATTTAGAG GTTGAAGCTCATGTTGGTCAAGTTAATGACTTGGCTTTTGCTCACCCAAACAAACAGCTCTGTGTTGTAACCTGTGGAgacgataaattaataaaggtGGGAGAGAAAATCCCAATTTTCTTTGCATGTTTGGACAGTTCGAACATTATTATATTCTCAAGCAAATATTTGAAACAGGTCTGGGACTTATCTGGCAGAAAGCTGTTTAACTTTGAAGGTCATGAAGCACCTGTATATTCTGTTTGTCCTCATCAAAAGGAGAATATTCAG TTCATATTTTCAACTGCCGTGGATGGGAAAATTAAGGCTTGGCTGTATGACAACATGGGATCTAGAGTTGACTATGATGCACCTGGGCGATGGTGCACAACTATGCTTTACAGTGCTGATGGCAGTAG GTTGTTCTCCTGTGGAACAAGTAAAGAAGGGGATTCCTTTCTGGTTGAATGGAATGAGAGTGAAGGAGCTATTAAGAGGACATATACTGGTTtcagaaaaaaatcaaatggcGTTGTGCAATTTGATACCACTCAAAATCACTTTTTAGCTGTGGGCGAAGATAACCTTATCAAGTTCTGGGACATGGAAAATGCCAACGTTCTATGCAGCACAGATGCGGATGGTGGGCTTCAG AGCCTTCCTCGCTTGAGGTTCAACAAGGAAGGTAATCTTCTTGCTGTAACTACAGCAGACAATGGAATTAAAATACTCGCAACTGCTGCTGGTCTTAGATCTTTAAGGGTAGTTGAAGCCTCATCTTTTGAAGCATTAAGATCTCCAATGGACTCTAACATGATAAAG GTTTCTGGGTCTTCTGCTGTTAACATCAATCCAGTGAACTGCAAAGTTGAAAGAAGCTCTCCAGCTAGGCCTTCATCTGTTCTC aatggAGTTGATGCAATGGCGAGAAGCATGGAAAGACCAAGAATATTGGACGATGCAACTGATAAATCGAAGCCATGGCAGTTGACTGAAATTGTAGATCCTGTTCAATGCCGGACTGTTACTATGCCAGAGAGTGCCGATGCGCCCAGAAAG GTTTCTCGACTGCTTTATACAAATTCAGCAGTGGGCCTTTTGGTACTTGGATCTTCAGGTGTTCAGAAGTTATGGAAGTGGGGACGCAGTGAACAAAATCCAAGTGGAAAG GCGACTGCAAATGTTGTTCCACAGCATTGGCAACCGAATAGCGGTCTCCTTATGAGAAATGACGTTTCGGGCGTTAATATCGATGAAGCAGTTCCATGCATAGCGTTGTCAAAGAATGATTCCTATGTAATGTCAGCCTGTGGGGGGAGAGTTTCGTTATTTAACATGATGACCTTCAAG GTAATGACGACGTTTATGCCACCTCCACCTACTTCAACTTTCTTAGCATTTCATCCacaagataataatattatagcCATAGGAATGGAGGATTCCACCATCCACATATACAATGTTAGGGTGGATGag gtGAAGTCGAAACTTAAAGGTCATCAAAAGCGGATAACTGGATTAGCCTTTTCGACCCTTCTCAACATATTGGTTTCATCTGGGAGTGATGCCCAG CTCTGCATCTGGAGCATTGATGCATGGGAGAAGAGGAAATCTGTTCAACTACAACTGCCTGGAGGGAAATCTCCTACTGGTGGTGATACTGGAGTGCAGTTCCATTCTGATCAAATCCGTCTGTTAGTATCACATGAAACACAGCTGGCTATATACGACGCTTCAAAGATGGAACGCATTCGTCAG TGGATCGCCCAAGATGTCCTTCCTGCACCCATATCTTACGCAACATATTCTTGCAACAGCCAACTAGTTTACGCCTCATTCTGTGATGGAAACATCGGAGTTTTTGATGCAGATAGCCTTAGACTACGTTGTCGCGTTGCTCCTTCTGTATACTTGTCACCAACAGTCTTGAATGG TAATCAAGGTGTGTACCCAATAGCTGTGGCGGCACATCCACAGGATCCAAATCAATTTGCAATCGGGCTGAGCGATGGGTCGGTTAAAGTTCTTGAACCGTTGGAAGCAGAGGCGAAGTGGGGATCGGCTCCTCCAACAGATGCTGATAACAATAgtcgtaataataataataataataatggtaaTGTTCGGGCTGGATCATCGTCGAACACAAGCAACAATCATCACACTCCTGATCAAGGTCAAAGATGA
- the LOC124932020 gene encoding single-stranded DNA-binding protein, mitochondrial-like isoform X1, which produces MVAAGTFLCRKAYRLPLRSWSLNGGATDCVGLWRNRSQHTEHLHLLRECQLPQRLYSLAAGDSRFFSTFTTLHRSPTADSSSFHNGGSNLILTNDTVSNHRKESELIYGIRTTSRSCYSTSTSNSDDDSDEKNSDTEVSDGGDFIAQKRDPQPHGVDPRRGWGFRGVHKAIVCGSVGQAPMQKILRNGRTVTILTVGTGGLYDQRHSNSTDLPKPAQWHRVAIHNEHLGTYAVQQLTKNSSVYVEGDIETRVYNDSISGEVKNVPEICVRHDGRIRLVKSGESINKISIDELREGLFQ; this is translated from the exons ATGGTAGCGGCAGGAACTTTCCTATGCCGGAAAGCATATCGTCTTCCTCTTCGGTCCTGGTCATTGAACGGAGGCGCCACAGATTGTGTCGGCTTATGGCGGAATAGGTCACAACATACGGAACATTTGCACCTTCTTCGCGAATGTCAGTTACCACAACGACTTTATTCTCTTGCCGCTGGAGATTCTCGCTTCTTCTCCACATTCACAACTCTCCATCGATCACCAACTGCCGACTCTTCATCGTTTCATAATGGAGGAAGCAACCTTATTCTCACTAATGATACTGTTTCCAATCACCGGAAAGAATCCGAACTGATTT ATGGCATACGAACTACATCAAGGTCTTGCTATTCAACATCAACCTCCAATAGCgatgatgatagtgatgaaaaGAACTCCGACACTGAAGTCTCTGATGGTGGAGATTTTATCGCCCAAAAACGCGATCCACAGCCGCATGGTGTTGATCCCAGGAGAGGTTGGGGCTTCCGTGGTGTTCACAAG GCAATCGTATGTGGAAGTGTTGGTCAAGCGCCTATGCAGAAGATCCTTAGAAATGGGCGAACTGTAACAATCCTTACGGTTGGAACTGGGGGCTTGTATGACCAAAGACATTCCAATTCTACTGACCTTCCTAAGCCAGCTCAATGGCATCGGGTTGCTATCCACAATGAGCATCTTGGAACTTATGCAGTTCAACAACTGACAAAAAA TTCATCTGTCTATGTTGAGGGTGACATTGAAACCAGAGTGTACAATGACAGCATCAGCGGTGAAGTTAAAAATGTGCCCGAGATTTGTGTGCGACACGATG GAAGAATTCGACTTGTAAAATCTGGGGAAAGCATCAACAAGATCTCCATTGATGAGCTGC